GAAGAGCCGCAAGTCAATCCCGCTGTCAAGCACTTGCCCCATCCGCGTGTGACCGCTGAAAATTTCGACATTCCGGTACTGACCGTCCTTTTCGATTACCACTGCGTCATTGCGCGTCAGCGCCATAACGGGGCCGAGCGCTTCAAGCCGCTGGATGAAATCGCCCCAGTCGGCACTCAAGCGCGTCACCGTCGTACCGCAGCCGAGCGCCACCAGTTGGGCTTCACTGACGCCGAGCTTCGTCGCGGCGTCACGGATACGCAGTTTGGGTTCGGATTGACGCAACAAAGCCCATCGCTGGGCGATGTCTTCAGCGGTATAGCCGGCGTCGGTGGTTGGTTCGGTCGCTGGGTTTGGGGCTGTCATCGTTTGATTTCTCCTTCAATTTGTCAGGTCTGGATACAACACGTACGCCGGCGGTTTTTACATATCGCCGTCGTCGCCGATGGCTTCCACCGGACAGGATTCCATGGCTTCCAAGCACAACTCGCGCTCCTCCTCATTTTCCGGCTGGCGCAAAACATAGGAATACGCTCCCCGGTCGTTGCGAGCAAAAATATCCGGCGCTATCGAGCGACATACGTCGCAGTCAATGCACTGGGCGTCCACATAGAACGGGCCTTCAGCGTTTTCCGGGAATCGCTCACGAAGGTTGGCCATCGTCGTCGCCTCAGTCAGTTTTGATGTTTGAGGGGATCAGTTTCGCAACAGCGACGCAGCGTCTCGGCGAAACCGACGCTGCTGAGGCCGTAGTGGACGGCGCACTCGTTAACGCACCTGACAA
The window above is part of the Chloracidobacterium sp. genome. Proteins encoded here:
- a CDS encoding ferredoxin encodes the protein MANLRERFPENAEGPFYVDAQCIDCDVCRSIAPDIFARNDRGAYSYVLRQPENEEERELCLEAMESCPVEAIGDDGDM